From Halotia branconii CENA392, the proteins below share one genomic window:
- a CDS encoding zinc-dependent alcohol dehydrogenase: MLAALLYGQEDLRLEQVADPTPAAGEIVMQVRTATTCGTDLKVWRRGGHAKMLKPPTLFGHEAAGQIVALGTGVNGWQIGDRIVANNSAPCMECFFCQHEEYSLCPNLTWNNGTFAEYLKIPAPIVPHNLLRVSDELPWELAAMTEPLACVLHGIARSNIKPQDRVVVLGDGAIGLMFVAALADSVEVLLWGGNDQRLEIGQKLGAAKIFNYHQIPDIPNVVKELTQGWGADVVIEATGVPSVWEIAIACARPGATVNLFGGCPRDTTITVNTEQLHYSELTLKGVFHNTPKYVRAALSLIASRKIPLELLISEQRRLKDLEQVFCDMKTRKVIKVAMIP, translated from the coding sequence GTTGCTGACCCCACTCCAGCAGCTGGAGAAATAGTCATGCAAGTACGGACAGCTACAACTTGTGGTACAGATTTAAAAGTCTGGCGGCGTGGTGGTCATGCCAAAATGCTAAAGCCGCCGACATTGTTTGGTCACGAGGCCGCAGGACAAATTGTAGCATTAGGAACAGGTGTTAATGGTTGGCAAATAGGCGATCGCATTGTGGCAAATAATTCTGCACCATGCATGGAGTGCTTTTTTTGTCAACATGAAGAATATTCGTTATGCCCAAATTTAACTTGGAATAACGGGACTTTTGCCGAATACCTGAAAATTCCTGCACCGATAGTACCACATAATTTATTGCGAGTTTCTGATGAGTTGCCGTGGGAATTGGCAGCGATGACTGAACCTTTAGCTTGTGTATTGCATGGTATAGCTCGTTCTAATATCAAACCTCAAGACAGAGTAGTTGTGTTGGGGGATGGAGCCATTGGGCTGATGTTTGTCGCGGCCTTAGCTGATAGCGTTGAAGTGTTACTTTGGGGGGGAAATGACCAAAGATTAGAAATTGGTCAAAAACTCGGTGCAGCTAAGATTTTTAACTATCATCAAATCCCGGACATTCCCAATGTCGTCAAAGAACTCACCCAAGGCTGGGGTGCAGATGTGGTGATTGAAGCTACTGGTGTACCTAGCGTTTGGGAAATTGCGATCGCTTGTGCGCGTCCTGGTGCTACTGTCAACTTATTCGGTGGTTGTCCTAGAGATACCACTATTACAGTCAATACAGAACAGCTGCACTACAGCGAACTTACCCTTAAAGGTGTGTTTCACAATACTCCCAAATATGTGCGGGCGGCGCTGTCCCTAATAGCTAGTCGTAAAATACCTTTAGAATTACTCATCAGTGAACAGCGCAGGCTAAAGGACTTAGAACAAGTGTTTTGTGACATGAAAACACGGAAGGTAATTAAGGTAGCAATGATTCCTTAG
- a CDS encoding fatty acid hydroxylase, translated as MLEAIAVAWLLLFFGDFLSTFCYHVPEHVFGSLHLRTHHSWKKDFRHYAILTFNPQVILDGILGALPYLIMAVLLWSLSPIGVICGLLLGQFHVWWRHISVLGWQTPKLVNILCQFLFITTPERHWLHHHKTSLGYGDIFTFFEQPAQTWLRWLRLTRLHLWKTKESLLP; from the coding sequence ATGCTTGAGGCTATAGCTGTTGCTTGGCTATTACTATTTTTTGGCGATTTCCTATCCACCTTCTGCTACCACGTACCTGAGCATGTTTTTGGTAGCCTCCACCTGAGAACACATCACTCTTGGAAAAAAGATTTCCGCCACTATGCTATTTTGACATTTAACCCTCAGGTGATTTTAGATGGGATACTGGGAGCATTACCTTATTTAATTATGGCTGTACTTCTATGGTCTTTGTCTCCCATCGGTGTGATTTGTGGATTATTACTTGGTCAGTTTCATGTTTGGTGGAGACATATAAGTGTTTTAGGTTGGCAAACTCCAAAGTTAGTGAATATTTTATGCCAGTTTTTATTTATTACTACTCCTGAGAGGCATTGGTTACACCATCACAAAACTAGCTTGGGTTACGGTGATATTTTTACGTTCTTTGAGCAACCGGCGCAAACTTGGTTACGTTGGTTAAGGCTAACAAGGCTTCATCTATGGAAAACTAAGGAATCATTGCTACCTTAA
- a CDS encoding DUF433 domain-containing protein → MSTTITDIGTLITRHPGIHGGCPIIAGTGVTVRRIAIWYKQGYSPEEIADQIGHLTLGQVYAALTYYHINREEIDADIAYEEAEGDRIEALHKAKKLG, encoded by the coding sequence ATGTCAACTACTATCACTGATATTGGCACTCTTATTACTCGCCACCCTGGAATACATGGGGGCTGTCCGATTATTGCTGGAACTGGTGTCACAGTGCGACGAATTGCTATCTGGTATAAACAAGGTTACAGTCCAGAAGAAATTGCCGATCAGATTGGTCATTTAACATTAGGACAGGTTTATGCAGCTTTGACGTATTATCATATCAATCGCGAAGAAATCGATGCTGACATTGCCTACGAAGAAGCAGAAGGTGATCGCATAGAGGCATTACACAAAGCTAAAAAGTTAGGATGA
- a CDS encoding DUF5615 family PIN-like protein, whose amino-acid sequence MSQIRLYMDEDSTGRSLRLALQNRGVDVITTLGVNRLKYSDEEQLIWARSQNRVLYSSNIRDFYSLHTAFLTQEQHHSGMILVQQQCYSIGELMRGILKLVAAKSAKSMENQVEFLSTWIGE is encoded by the coding sequence ATGAGCCAAATTCGCTTATACATGGATGAGGATTCTACCGGACGTTCTCTAAGGTTGGCTTTGCAAAATCGGGGTGTAGATGTAATCACAACTCTAGGTGTAAACCGATTAAAATATTCTGATGAAGAACAATTAATTTGGGCAAGGTCGCAAAATCGCGTTTTATATAGTTCTAACATTCGAGATTTTTATAGTTTACACACAGCTTTCTTGACTCAAGAACAACATCACTCAGGAATGATTTTAGTACAGCAGCAATGTTATTCAATCGGAGAACTGATGCGTGGTATTTTGAAATTAGTTGCAGCTAAATCAGCAAAGTCAATGGAAAATCAAGTAGAGTTTCTTAGCACTTGGATCGGGGAATAA
- the shc gene encoding squalene--hopene cyclase, translating into MQTQDRVTVNQVAAAIATSQQYLLSTQYPAGYWWAELESNVTITAEVVLLHKIWGTDQARPLHKVITYLRSQQRQHGGWELFYDDGGELSTSVEAYMALRLLGVSANDPAMIKARDFILQRGGISKTRIFTKLHLALIGCYDWRGIPSLPPWIMLLPPAFFFNIYEMSSWARSSTVPLLIVCDRKPIFLTAPTINLDELYVESIDRVQYELSRSNNWTDLFLTLDQGFKLAETLNLVPFRNEGIKAAEKWILERQEATGDWGGIIPAMLNSMLALRCLGYNVNDPIVERGLQAIDNFAIETADSYRVQPCVSPVWDTAWVIRALVESGLPSDHPAIVQAGEWLLQKQILDYGDWTVKNHQGKPGAWAFEFDNRFYPDVDDSAVVVMALDVAKLPNEKLKQAAIARALNWIASMQCKLGGWAAFDLDNDQDWLNSVPYGDLKAMIDPNTADVTARVLEMLGACNLTIDTANLERALAYLLGEQETEGCWFGRWGVNYIYGTSGVLSALALIEPQRHHVSIERGANWLIKCQNSDGGWGETCRSYDDRSLKGQGRSTASQTAWALIGLIAAGEAIGKLPLEVIERGISYLLTTQQPDGTWYEADFTGTGFPSHFYLKYHFYQQYFPLIALGRYQILQLRSPS; encoded by the coding sequence ATGCAAACACAAGACAGGGTAACAGTCAATCAAGTCGCGGCAGCGATCGCCACTAGTCAACAATATCTACTTTCGACTCAGTATCCAGCAGGTTACTGGTGGGCAGAGTTAGAGTCTAATGTCACCATTACTGCTGAGGTTGTCCTGCTGCATAAAATTTGGGGAACAGACCAAGCTAGACCTCTGCACAAAGTTATTACATATCTGCGTTCTCAACAACGGCAGCATGGGGGCTGGGAACTTTTTTATGATGACGGTGGAGAACTAAGTACCTCGGTTGAGGCTTACATGGCGTTGAGGCTGCTGGGTGTATCGGCAAATGATCCAGCGATGATCAAAGCGCGAGACTTTATTCTCCAACGAGGCGGCATCAGCAAAACTCGCATTTTTACTAAATTGCACCTCGCCTTGATTGGCTGCTATGACTGGCGTGGCATTCCCTCCCTACCTCCTTGGATAATGCTTTTACCCCCAGCTTTTTTCTTCAATATCTACGAAATGTCTAGCTGGGCGCGTTCTAGTACTGTACCGTTGCTGATTGTATGCGATCGCAAACCTATTTTTCTCACCGCACCAACGATTAATTTAGATGAACTATATGTTGAAAGTATTGATCGAGTCCAGTATGAATTATCCCGCAGTAACAATTGGACTGATTTATTTTTAACTCTCGATCAAGGATTTAAGTTAGCAGAAACTTTAAATTTAGTGCCATTCCGCAACGAAGGCATTAAAGCTGCCGAAAAGTGGATTTTAGAACGTCAAGAAGCTACAGGCGATTGGGGTGGAATTATTCCAGCCATGCTCAATTCTATGTTAGCTTTGCGGTGTTTGGGTTACAACGTCAATGACCCAATTGTCGAACGAGGTTTGCAAGCAATTGATAATTTTGCCATTGAAACAGCAGATAGTTACCGAGTTCAGCCTTGTGTTTCGCCTGTATGGGATACGGCTTGGGTGATTCGGGCTTTGGTAGAATCTGGCTTGCCGTCAGATCATCCGGCGATTGTGCAAGCTGGAGAATGGTTGCTGCAAAAGCAAATTCTCGACTATGGCGACTGGACTGTGAAAAATCACCAAGGAAAACCCGGTGCTTGGGCGTTTGAGTTTGACAATCGCTTTTATCCAGATGTGGATGACTCAGCTGTGGTTGTGATGGCTTTAGATGTAGCGAAACTTCCTAACGAAAAACTCAAACAAGCTGCGATCGCCCGCGCTTTAAATTGGATTGCATCCATGCAGTGTAAACTAGGTGGTTGGGCAGCTTTTGATTTGGATAATGATCAAGATTGGCTCAACTCTGTACCTTATGGCGATTTGAAAGCCATGATTGACCCGAATACCGCAGATGTTACCGCCAGAGTACTAGAAATGCTCGGTGCTTGTAACCTGACAATTGATACTGCAAACCTAGAGCGCGCCCTTGCCTATCTTTTGGGTGAGCAAGAAACTGAAGGTTGTTGGTTTGGGCGCTGGGGTGTTAATTACATCTATGGTACAAGTGGCGTTTTATCAGCTCTAGCTTTAATTGAACCTCAAAGACATCATGTCAGTATAGAACGAGGAGCTAATTGGTTAATAAAATGTCAAAATTCAGATGGTGGTTGGGGTGAGACTTGCCGCAGCTATGATGATCGCAGTCTCAAAGGGCAAGGACGCAGCACTGCATCCCAAACAGCTTGGGCTTTAATCGGTCTGATAGCTGCTGGTGAAGCAATTGGCAAATTACCTCTTGAAGTTATTGAACGAGGAATTAGCTACCTTTTAACAACTCAACAGCCCGATGGTACTTGGTATGAAGCAGACTTTACAGGTACTGGTTTTCCTAGTCATTTTTATCTCAAATATCATTTTTATCAACAATATTTTCCTTTAATTGCTTTAGGTCGTTATCAAATACTACAGCTGCGATCGCCAAGCTAA
- a CDS encoding Rieske (2Fe-2S) protein, which translates to MNWIKVLSQDELPLNERKVVKVEQHNILLLNHNNQIYAVENSCPHMKLPMKKGKITEDGAIICPFHRSAFDLSTGNVKEWSTFPPGIGKVLGVISQEKPLPVFPTRLQEGSIWVEL; encoded by the coding sequence ATGAACTGGATTAAAGTTCTTTCTCAAGACGAACTACCACTTAATGAACGCAAAGTAGTAAAAGTTGAACAGCATAATATTTTACTACTTAACCATAATAACCAAATCTATGCAGTAGAAAATTCCTGTCCTCACATGAAGCTACCGATGAAGAAAGGTAAAATTACAGAGGATGGAGCAATTATCTGTCCTTTTCATCGTAGCGCTTTTGACTTGTCCACTGGTAATGTCAAAGAATGGAGTACTTTTCCTCCAGGTATCGGCAAGGTATTGGGTGTAATTTCTCAAGAAAAGCCACTACCAGTTTTTCCTACGCGTCTACAGGAAGGAAGTATTTGGGTGGAGTTGTAA
- a CDS encoding actin-binding WH2 domain-containing protein encodes MLEKKSYKIRHFHVLISLLRDRQGFLEEIRQEIRLQNKISSLFVSSSIFFALYGIIIGASHSWAQALSGAIKLPAFYLLTLIICFPTLFFFSVLFGSRSSIQQHFAVLLTSVSVISVLLFSLAPVTLFFLITTPDSYQFFKLLNVLIFAITGIFGVKFLYEGMQLLSQQEEVGKKTRTTILRSWLLLYGFVGMQLGWFLRPFFGAPGSKFELFRAVKGNFYLDIVAAISEILGFH; translated from the coding sequence ATGTTAGAAAAAAAATCTTACAAAATTCGACACTTCCACGTCTTAATTAGTTTACTACGCGATCGCCAGGGATTTTTAGAAGAAATCCGTCAAGAAATAAGATTACAAAATAAAATTAGTTCCCTGTTTGTTTCTAGTTCTATTTTCTTTGCACTCTATGGCATCATTATTGGTGCATCTCACAGTTGGGCGCAAGCTTTATCTGGCGCTATTAAGTTACCAGCATTCTATTTGTTAACACTGATTATTTGTTTTCCCACTTTGTTCTTTTTTAGTGTTTTATTTGGTTCTCGAAGCAGTATTCAACAACATTTTGCTGTATTACTCACATCGGTATCAGTAATTAGTGTGCTTTTATTCAGCTTGGCACCAGTTACACTATTTTTTCTGATCACTACCCCAGATTCTTATCAATTTTTTAAACTGTTAAATGTATTAATTTTTGCCATTACAGGCATCTTTGGTGTGAAATTTCTTTATGAAGGAATGCAGTTACTTTCTCAACAAGAGGAAGTTGGCAAAAAAACCCGCACCACTATTTTAAGATCATGGTTATTGCTTTATGGCTTTGTGGGTATGCAGTTAGGATGGTTTCTCAGACCTTTTTTTGGTGCGCCTGGCTCCAAATTTGAGTTATTTCGGGCAGTGAAAGGTAACTTTTATTTAGATATTGTTGCGGCTATTTCTGAAATTTTAGGCTTTCATTAA
- a CDS encoding actin-binding WH2 domain-containing protein, with translation MMERKSVGIKYFAVLIGLLRDRQGFLEEIRQDIRLPNKIISLLVCSSLFIAIYGGIIGAYHSWMQALASAIKLPALYLITLLICLPTLYFANIIFGSKRTFSQHFALVLTAVSVTSVLLFSFAPITLFFLITTNNYQFLILLNVFIFALTGFIGISALYQATNLVLEQEDEGSKTRKKILQFWLFLYAFVGSQLGWTLRPFFGTPGSVFELFREREGNFYLSVIQAITYLLGFRS, from the coding sequence ATGATGGAACGTAAATCTGTAGGTATAAAATACTTTGCTGTGCTGATTGGCTTACTACGCGATCGCCAGGGATTTTTAGAAGAAATCCGTCAAGATATCAGATTACCAAATAAGATTATTTCTTTGCTGGTTTGTAGTTCTTTATTTATTGCCATTTATGGCGGAATTATTGGAGCATATCATAGCTGGATGCAAGCTTTAGCTTCCGCTATTAAGCTACCGGCTTTGTATTTAATCACTTTATTAATTTGTTTACCAACATTGTACTTTGCTAATATAATTTTTGGTTCAAAACGCACTTTTAGTCAACATTTTGCTTTAGTATTAACTGCGGTTTCAGTGACTAGCGTTCTTTTATTTAGCTTTGCCCCAATTACATTATTTTTCTTAATTACCACCAATAATTACCAATTTTTAATTTTATTAAATGTATTTATTTTCGCTTTAACAGGATTTATTGGTATTTCTGCTTTATATCAGGCAACTAATCTAGTTTTAGAACAAGAAGATGAAGGTAGCAAAACCCGTAAGAAAATCTTACAATTTTGGTTATTTCTTTATGCTTTTGTCGGTAGTCAACTAGGATGGACTCTCAGACCGTTTTTTGGTACACCTGGTTCTGTGTTTGAATTATTTCGAGAAAGAGAGGGCAATTTTTATTTAAGCGTGATTCAAGCTATTACCTATCTTTTAGGATTTCGTTCATAA
- a CDS encoding NAD(P)/FAD-dependent oxidoreductase, whose translation MSSSLTQKILSQLPGDVLGGLHQGNRLLTSIRENTAPVPTVIQASQQPLDSVEWDVIICGGTLGILIGCALAVQGLRVALMEKGILQGREQEWNISRQELEVFLELNLLTDTELQQAIATQYNPARVSFNNNTEVWVEDVLNIGVDPVYLLATLKNKFLAAGGELLEKTPFAEAVIHPNGVIVNNQFTGELLIDAMGHFSPITRQARQGKQPDALCLVVGSCAQGFPENNSGDLLLSFTSLQNQCQYFWEAFPARDGRTTYLFTYMDAHPQRLSLAELFEEYLCLLPEYQGVELSQLHFQRALFGFFPTYRQSPLKTPWNRILPVGDSSGSQSPLSFGGFGAMVRHLKRLTLGIQEALETNQVSTKALALLQPYQPSLTVTWLFQKAMSVGVNQKIDPDQINQLLAAVFAEMQQLGTPVLKPFLQDVVQFSPLTQTLLKTGFSHPGLVTKIIPQVGLASLLDWMVHYGNLSIYTALFWLSPMLETWIKNQPKEQQYYWHRLIDAWKFGSGCDYVDET comes from the coding sequence ATGTCTAGTTCCTTAACTCAAAAAATTCTTTCACAATTACCAGGTGATGTTTTGGGGGGGTTGCACCAAGGCAATCGCCTATTAACATCTATTAGAGAAAATACAGCACCAGTACCTACAGTAATTCAGGCAAGTCAGCAGCCTTTAGATTCTGTAGAGTGGGATGTGATTATTTGCGGTGGGACTTTAGGCATTTTAATTGGTTGTGCCTTAGCGGTACAAGGGCTACGAGTAGCGTTGATGGAAAAAGGTATTCTGCAAGGAAGAGAGCAAGAGTGGAATATTTCCCGCCAAGAGTTAGAGGTATTTTTGGAATTGAACTTGCTAACAGATACCGAATTGCAACAAGCGATCGCCACTCAATACAATCCAGCAAGAGTTAGCTTCAATAATAACACGGAAGTTTGGGTAGAAGATGTCTTAAATATTGGTGTAGATCCAGTTTATTTACTGGCTACATTAAAGAACAAATTTTTGGCTGCTGGGGGAGAATTGTTAGAAAAAACACCCTTTGCTGAGGCAGTAATTCATCCCAATGGGGTGATAGTAAATAACCAATTTACAGGTGAGTTGTTAATTGATGCGATGGGACATTTTTCTCCCATCACCCGGCAAGCACGCCAAGGCAAACAACCAGATGCCCTTTGTCTAGTAGTGGGAAGTTGCGCCCAAGGATTTCCGGAAAATAACTCAGGCGATTTGTTGTTATCGTTTACATCTTTACAGAATCAGTGTCAATACTTCTGGGAAGCCTTCCCCGCCAGAGATGGTAGAACTACTTACTTGTTTACTTACATGGATGCACATCCGCAACGTTTGAGTTTAGCAGAACTATTTGAGGAATATCTGTGTCTGTTACCAGAATATCAGGGTGTGGAACTGAGCCAGTTGCATTTTCAACGGGCGTTATTTGGCTTTTTTCCTACTTATCGCCAAAGTCCACTCAAAACCCCTTGGAATCGTATTCTGCCAGTGGGAGATAGTAGTGGTAGTCAATCTCCGTTGAGTTTTGGTGGTTTTGGGGCGATGGTGCGTCACCTTAAGCGCCTAACTTTGGGTATTCAAGAAGCGTTAGAAACAAATCAAGTATCTACAAAAGCATTGGCACTACTACAACCTTATCAACCAAGTTTGACTGTTACTTGGTTATTTCAAAAAGCGATGAGTGTTGGTGTCAATCAAAAGATTGATCCAGATCAGATTAACCAACTACTTGCAGCAGTGTTTGCAGAAATGCAACAACTAGGCACACCAGTACTTAAACCTTTTTTGCAAGATGTTGTACAGTTTTCGCCTTTAACACAAACACTTTTAAAAACTGGTTTTTCTCATCCAGGATTAGTTACCAAGATCATTCCCCAGGTAGGTTTGGCAAGTTTACTCGATTGGATGGTGCATTATGGTAATTTAAGTATTTATACTGCCTTGTTTTGGTTAAGCCCAATGCTAGAAACATGGATTAAGAACCAACCAAAAGAACAACAATATTATTGGCATCGTTTAATTGATGCTTGGAAGTTTGGTTCTGGCTGTGATTATGTGGATGAAACTTGA
- a CDS encoding glycosyltransferase, whose protein sequence is MKIAFIVGGFPVLSETFVINQVIGLIERGHEVDIYGIPPAIDSSKVHPDVEKYNLLAHTHYPPTISKNYLWRILKGIGLIIKNFHKSPLVILRSLNLFYGKRAISLRLLYSVMQLLEAQPYDIIHCQFGTYGLEGMILRDIGAIQGKLITTFRGYDISLFIQQRGKHVYDSLFAKGDFFLANCEFFKKKAIKLGCDPKKIVVHGSGIDSSRFPFQLRYPRPDGKIRIATTGRLVEKKGIEYSIRAVAKVLKIYPNVEYTIIGDGCLKEDLQQLINSLNIANKVKLLGWKNQVEIIEILNNSDIFVAASVTGKDGNQDAPVNTLKEAMVMGLPVIATLHGGIPELVKDGISGFLVPEKDSDAIAEKLIYLIEHPEIWSQMGQAGRTYVESHYDMNKLSDELVQIYQQVVMSSSHYQELVLNSTGSYEAIN, encoded by the coding sequence ATGAAAATTGCTTTTATAGTTGGAGGTTTTCCCGTATTATCAGAAACTTTTGTAATTAATCAAGTAATAGGATTAATCGAACGTGGTCATGAGGTTGACATTTATGGTATACCACCAGCTATTGATTCTTCTAAAGTTCATCCAGATGTGGAAAAGTATAACCTGCTGGCTCACACCCATTATCCACCAACAATTTCTAAAAACTATTTATGGCGCATCCTCAAAGGTATAGGATTAATTATTAAAAATTTTCATAAATCTCCTTTGGTTATTCTGCGATCGCTTAACTTGTTTTATGGAAAACGAGCAATTTCTTTGCGGTTGCTGTACTCAGTGATGCAGTTATTAGAAGCTCAACCTTATGATATTATCCACTGCCAGTTCGGGACTTATGGTCTAGAAGGAATGATTTTGCGTGACATTGGGGCTATCCAAGGAAAGTTAATTACTACGTTTCGAGGTTATGATATCAGTCTGTTTATTCAGCAGCGTGGAAAACATGTTTATGACTCCCTATTTGCGAAAGGAGATTTTTTTCTAGCGAATTGCGAGTTTTTTAAGAAAAAAGCCATCAAACTAGGTTGTGATCCCAAAAAAATTGTCGTGCATGGTTCGGGAATAGATAGTAGCCGCTTTCCCTTTCAACTAAGATATCCTCGTCCGGATGGTAAAATCCGTATTGCGACAACTGGTCGTCTTGTTGAAAAAAAAGGGATAGAATATAGCATTCGTGCTGTTGCAAAAGTGTTAAAGATTTATCCAAATGTAGAATATACAATTATTGGCGATGGTTGTTTAAAAGAAGATTTGCAACAGCTAATTAATTCCTTGAATATTGCTAATAAAGTGAAACTTTTGGGTTGGAAAAACCAAGTAGAAATCATTGAAATTCTCAATAATTCTGATATATTTGTGGCTGCCAGCGTTACAGGTAAAGATGGAAACCAAGATGCTCCAGTTAATACTTTAAAAGAAGCAATGGTTATGGGCTTACCAGTTATAGCTACTCTTCATGGTGGTATACCTGAACTTGTTAAAGACGGTATCTCTGGTTTTTTAGTTCCAGAGAAAGATAGCGATGCGATCGCTGAAAAATTAATTTACCTCATCGAGCATCCAGAAATTTGGTCACAAATGGGTCAAGCCGGACGAACTTATGTAGAATCTCACTATGACATGAATAAGCTAAGTGATGAGCTAGTGCAAATTTATCAACAAGTAGTGATGAGTAGCTCACATTATCAAGAACTAGTATTAAATTCAACAGGAAGTTATGAAGCCATAAACTAA
- a CDS encoding glycosyltransferase family 2 protein, whose amino-acid sequence MNSSAIAAPEVTIIVAPRERFSHSRESLESIYEHTKYPFKLIYIDGGSPRHIKDYLAQQAQQKQFQLIRTDYYLSPNRARNLGLRQVTSKYVVFIDNDVVVSPGWLQPLVECAEETDAMIVSPLICQGTPLHEEVHCAGGESGVLVETKGETTRRRIIEKIYKQGRKIADVRPQLQRHKTGLAEFHCMMVRTDLFQQIGLLDEELLNTKEHVDLCILVSEIGGTVYLEPKSLMTYVTGQPLELTDISYYMLRWSDAWELKSLKRLRDKWNLTEDEYFKNKYKRLGWRRNMTIINPLARKLPIGKFGSRATGKVLFFIDKAVNRFVTTRYAQKHLPSLQNQDS is encoded by the coding sequence ATGAACTCATCAGCGATCGCAGCCCCAGAAGTGACAATAATTGTTGCTCCACGGGAGCGTTTTAGTCATAGCCGTGAATCCCTAGAAAGTATTTATGAACATACTAAATACCCTTTTAAATTAATTTATATAGATGGAGGTTCCCCGCGTCACATCAAAGATTATCTAGCACAACAAGCCCAGCAAAAACAATTTCAACTAATACGCACCGATTATTATCTTTCTCCAAACCGCGCTAGAAACCTTGGTCTGCGTCAAGTCACAAGCAAGTATGTTGTTTTCATTGATAATGACGTAGTAGTTAGTCCCGGCTGGCTTCAGCCTCTAGTCGAATGTGCCGAAGAAACAGATGCAATGATAGTTAGCCCTCTAATCTGTCAAGGTACACCTTTGCATGAAGAAGTGCATTGTGCGGGTGGAGAATCTGGAGTTTTAGTGGAAACCAAAGGCGAAACCACAAGACGACGGATAATTGAAAAAATTTATAAGCAAGGTCGCAAAATAGCAGATGTGCGCCCCCAACTGCAACGGCACAAAACCGGATTAGCAGAGTTTCATTGCATGATGGTACGTACAGACTTATTTCAGCAAATTGGTCTTTTAGATGAGGAACTACTGAACACAAAAGAACATGTTGATTTGTGCATATTAGTATCTGAAATTGGTGGTACAGTTTATCTGGAACCTAAATCTCTAATGACTTATGTGACAGGGCAACCATTGGAGTTAACAGATATAAGTTACTATATGTTGCGTTGGAGCGATGCCTGGGAATTAAAAAGTCTCAAACGCTTACGCGACAAGTGGAACCTAACCGAAGATGAGTACTTTAAAAACAAGTACAAACGGTTAGGGTGGAGGCGAAATATGACAATCATCAATCCCCTTGCGCGTAAATTGCCCATCGGTAAGTTTGGCTCACGGGCAACTGGAAAAGTTTTATTTTTTATAGATAAAGCAGTCAACCGTTTTGTGACCACTCGTTATGCTCAAAAGCACTTGCCAAGTCTCCAAAATCAAGACTCATAA